In one Komagataeibacter sp. FNDCR2 genomic region, the following are encoded:
- the lysA gene encoding diaminopimelate decarboxylase, translated as MAHAPLTCPGQDPSVADLLAARPALSMHAMDGLVLEDVPLNAIADALGTPTWVMSAGTLRARYRRLAAAFDATGRPVSIHFAVKANDHLAVLRVLAAEGAGADVVSGGELRRAMMAGIPAGRIVFSGVGKTPDEMRMALRAGIGQINVESAEELDLLSTIARAEGADAPVALRINPDVDAGTHAKITTGLATNKFGIPYNRAVDLYAHAAALPGIRPVGLAMHIGSQITRMQPYRTAYAKLADLVRTIRARGLAIDVLDCGGGLGISYRDESEGAPEALAAAIHAELGALGTRLAIEPGRWLAGPAGVLLSTVILRKRGYDGMPPFLVLDAAMNDLMRPSLYDAWHGILPLSAAGATAPTEQVHVVGPVCESGDTFGHDRTLPRMEAGSRLALLDCGAYGMVMSSTYNARPLAAQVMVDGGRWSVIRERQEIADLWAADRIPEWAGASLIPAGGGL; from the coding sequence ATGGCTCATGCTCCCCTCACCTGTCCCGGACAGGATCCTTCCGTTGCCGACCTTCTGGCCGCCCGTCCGGCGCTGTCCATGCACGCCATGGACGGACTTGTGCTGGAGGATGTGCCCCTCAACGCCATAGCGGATGCGCTGGGCACCCCCACATGGGTCATGAGCGCGGGCACGCTGCGCGCGCGCTACCGGCGCCTTGCGGCGGCATTCGACGCCACGGGCCGCCCGGTTTCGATCCATTTCGCGGTCAAGGCCAATGACCATCTGGCCGTGCTGCGCGTGCTGGCGGCCGAAGGAGCCGGAGCGGATGTGGTCAGCGGCGGTGAACTGCGCCGCGCCATGATGGCGGGCATCCCGGCGGGCCGGATCGTCTTTTCCGGCGTGGGCAAGACGCCCGATGAGATGCGGATGGCCCTGCGCGCGGGCATTGGCCAGATCAATGTCGAAAGCGCGGAGGAACTCGACCTCCTTTCCACCATCGCACGCGCCGAAGGGGCGGACGCGCCCGTCGCCCTGCGCATCAACCCCGATGTCGATGCCGGCACCCACGCCAAGATCACCACCGGCCTCGCCACCAACAAATTCGGCATTCCCTACAACCGCGCGGTCGATCTTTACGCCCATGCCGCCGCCCTGCCCGGCATCCGGCCCGTCGGGCTCGCCATGCATATCGGCAGCCAGATCACCCGCATGCAGCCCTACCGTACCGCCTATGCGAAGCTGGCGGATCTGGTGCGGACCATCCGCGCGCGTGGCCTTGCCATAGACGTGCTGGACTGCGGGGGGGGCCTGGGCATTTCCTACCGCGATGAAAGCGAGGGCGCGCCCGAGGCGCTTGCCGCCGCCATCCATGCCGAACTGGGGGCGCTGGGCACGCGCCTTGCCATCGAACCGGGCCGCTGGCTGGCCGGCCCTGCCGGGGTGCTGCTGAGTACCGTGATCCTGCGCAAGCGGGGCTATGACGGCATGCCGCCTTTCCTTGTGCTTGATGCGGCGATGAACGACCTCATGCGGCCCAGCCTGTATGATGCGTGGCACGGCATCCTGCCCCTTTCCGCCGCTGGCGCCACGGCCCCGACCGAGCAGGTGCATGTGGTGGGGCCGGTATGCGAAAGTGGGGATACGTTCGGCCATGACCGCACCCTGCCCCGCATGGAGGCCGGATCGCGCCTCGCGCTGCTGGATTGCGGGGCCTATGGCATGGTCATGAGTTCCACCTATAACGCCCGCCCGCTCGCAGCGCAGGTGATGGTGGATGGCGGTCGCTGGTCCGTCATCCGTGAACGCCAGGAGATCGCGGATCTATGGGCCGCTGACCGCATTCCCGAGTGGGCGGGGGCGTCCCTCATCCCCGCTGGCGGAGGCCTATGA
- a CDS encoding cytidine deaminase has protein sequence MENDPLVRAAVDVRLRAYAPYSRFLVGAAVETVDGRIFAGCNVENAAYPEGTCAEAGAIAAMAAAGGRRIRRVVVCGGLDAPCTPCGGCRQKIREFAAPDTAVIMVSPQGETLLERTLSDLLPDSFGPGSLS, from the coding sequence ATGGAAAATGACCCTCTGGTGCGGGCGGCGGTCGATGTGAGGCTGCGGGCCTATGCGCCGTATTCGCGCTTTCTGGTCGGTGCGGCGGTCGAAACCGTGGACGGACGGATTTTTGCCGGGTGCAATGTCGAAAATGCGGCCTATCCGGAAGGAACCTGTGCCGAGGCCGGGGCCATCGCGGCCATGGCGGCGGCGGGCGGGCGGCGCATCCGCCGCGTGGTGGTGTGTGGCGGGCTGGACGCTCCCTGCACGCCATGTGGGGGATGCAGGCAGAAAATAAGGGAATTCGCGGCGCCGGATACCGCCGTCATCATGGTCTCGCCACAGGGGGAGACGCTGCTGGAGCGTACGCTATCCGACCTGCTGCCCGACAGTTTCGGGCCGGGCAGCCTGTCCTGA
- the argH gene encoding argininosuccinate lyase → MPGNAKTLTDQDANGANAQWGGRFAGGPAAIMQDINASIGFDRALWRQDIAGSKAHAAMLARTGIISAEDARAITDGLDEIGREIAAGTFAFSTALEDIHMNIESRLSDRIGEAGKRLHTARSRNDQVATDFRLWVRDAIDGLDQQAASLMRALARRAQEHAATPMPGFTHLQTAQPVTFGHHLLAYVEMLARDRGRLADARRRLNESPLGSAALAGTSFPIDRDMTAKALGFDRPTANSLDAVSDRDFALEYLSALSIMAVHLSRLAEEIVIWCSAPFSFIRLSDAFTTGSSIMPQKRNPDAAELVRAKGGRITGALVGLLTVMKGLPLAYAKDMQEDKEPVFAATDAAALSLAAMDGMIRDLSVNAEQMRAYAGSGFSTATDLADWLVRVLKVPFRTAHHVTGRLVGRAEARGVGLADLTLEEMQAEEPGITRDIFSVLDVDSSIASRTSHGGTASDNVRAQSARWLDILGAQK, encoded by the coding sequence ATGCCGGGGAATGCGAAAACGCTGACGGATCAGGACGCGAACGGGGCCAACGCGCAATGGGGCGGACGCTTTGCCGGGGGGCCTGCGGCGATCATGCAGGACATCAACGCCTCCATCGGTTTTGACAGGGCGCTGTGGCGGCAGGATATCGCGGGATCCAAGGCCCATGCCGCCATGCTGGCCAGGACCGGCATCATCTCCGCCGAGGACGCGCGCGCCATTACCGATGGGCTGGACGAGATCGGGCGCGAGATCGCGGCGGGCACGTTCGCGTTCAGCACCGCGCTGGAAGATATTCACATGAATATCGAATCCCGCCTGTCCGACCGCATTGGCGAGGCGGGCAAGCGCCTGCACACCGCGCGTTCGCGCAACGACCAGGTCGCGACCGATTTCCGCCTGTGGGTGCGCGACGCGATCGACGGGCTGGACCAGCAGGCGGCCTCCCTCATGCGCGCGCTGGCCCGCCGGGCGCAGGAACATGCCGCGACCCCGATGCCCGGCTTCACCCACCTGCAGACGGCACAGCCCGTCACCTTCGGCCACCACCTGCTGGCCTATGTGGAAATGCTGGCCCGTGACCGGGGGCGGCTGGCGGATGCGCGGCGCAGGCTCAACGAATCCCCGCTGGGTTCGGCGGCCCTTGCGGGCACGTCGTTTCCCATCGACCGGGACATGACGGCAAAGGCCCTTGGCTTCGACCGCCCGACCGCCAATTCGCTCGATGCCGTGTCCGACCGCGATTTCGCGCTGGAATACCTGTCCGCCCTGTCCATCATGGCGGTGCATCTGTCGCGGCTGGCGGAAGAAATCGTGATCTGGTGTTCCGCCCCCTTCTCCTTCATCCGCCTGTCGGATGCGTTCACCACCGGCTCCTCCATCATGCCGCAAAAGCGCAACCCCGACGCGGCCGAACTGGTCCGCGCCAAGGGCGGGCGCATCACCGGCGCGCTGGTGGGGCTGCTGACGGTCATGAAGGGCCTGCCGCTGGCCTATGCCAAGGACATGCAGGAGGACAAGGAGCCCGTTTTCGCGGCGACCGACGCCGCCGCCCTGAGCCTTGCGGCCATGGATGGCATGATCCGGGATCTGAGCGTCAACGCCGAACAGATGCGCGCCTATGCCGGTTCGGGCTTTTCCACCGCCACCGACCTGGCGGACTGGCTGGTGCGCGTGCTGAAGGTTCCGTTCCGCACCGCCCATCATGTCACGGGCCGTCTGGTCGGCAGGGCGGAAGCACGTGGCGTGGGCCTGGCGGACCTGACGCTGGAGGAGATGCAGGCCGAGGAACCGGGCATTACCCGGGACATCTTCTCGGTACTCGATGTCGATTCCTCCATCGCCTCACGCACCAGCCATGGCGGCACCGCGAGTGACAACGTGCGCGCGCAGTCCGCGCGCTGGCTTGATATTCTGGGAGCGCAGAAATGA